The window ATCACTAATGGAAATAAAGGATGCATTCAATGATCAAATTTCTTAGTAATAGATAACTTTCTGGCATATAAACCTTATGTACAGAAAATAGTGAATTTggcaataattttcaaaggaagaGTTAGGAGATAGCTGAAAAGGTCGATAGTGCCATGGTATCAGTAATATAACCTTATGAGGAATGAAGCATTTATGCCAGAATTTCTATTATCAGACTAAACTAACTTTTGTGTGTCAAGTGTATAGAATAAGAATCAGGCTCGCCCGCTGGGCAATTCAAGCTCCCTTAACTAAATAGATGCAAATGTTCAAAAAAATACTTCACACACTCCAACAAAAATTCAGTGCAGAACCATAGGAAGAAGCAGAAAGAAACATAATGGTGCATTCTActactaaaaattcattttataaGCATACCATGAGTCCACCAAAAACTCCATCAATTAGTATCCGGTTCCAAGAATCAAAGTATTTGTTGACGGAAAATTTTGCTTTAGCTGCAAGACCCAAAGAAGCAACTGCCATGACCAAGAAATAAAAGACAAACCCCGTCAAGCCAGTAAATCCCCATATTCCAGCAACCACACCACCAATGATAGACAGGAAGGTACGGCTGCAAAATAAATACAAGCATCAAACATCTGATTATGTTCAACAAACTTGTCATGAAAACCAACTGCATATAAACTCGACAATAGATTT is drawn from Zingiber officinale cultivar Zhangliang chromosome 1B, Zo_v1.1, whole genome shotgun sequence and contains these coding sequences:
- the LOC121970442 gene encoding ER membrane protein complex subunit 6-like, whose product is MAGEGDLRTSAKESEDDLPILNAENLQSNIKSVYYSRTFLSIIGGVVAGIWGFTGLTGFVFYFLVMAVASLGLAAKAKFSVNKYFDSWNRILIDGVFGGLMSFVLSWAFAYDIVHIF